TATGTATATGCGTGTCAAGTACTATCTAGGTGAATTCTTCTGTGGGAATATTTGGAAAGTATGTAACCAAATATGCGCTTCGAGTCCATTGGATCTTGACTTTCATATGATATATGAAACGCTGTTTCTTTCGGGAATCTCTAATACTTGCTTGCGCGAAAAGTTAATGTCGAACCAAGTCAGAAAACTTATACGACAGCTTCAGTAGACTGATTGTATGATAAGAATCAGTTGTACATCatgttcttttcctttttgtgaATATTTTCCCAGCCCATCTGACCAAACAGACAAAAACCCTTCTCGACTAAGTATTGTCTCGTTCCAATTGCAGACAAAACGGTCTTGTACGTCAAGGTcaagacctttttttttttttcccatgaATTAGTCTGACGAAATCATACTTTACAAAGTTGGAAAAGAATTGCGTACTTTGGCCattgatatttattttctttctaattttaCGAAAGTTTCTATAATTACTTTAAGTGACCATTACTTGTCCGTGagcatatattattttgactCAAAATAACTACTACCAACCATATAGAGTGTTGTCGACTCATAGTTCAACCAATAAGTGGTTGCTGGACGGGGCTATCGAATTTTCCTTGACCTCCGGTGTCATGCATAATGCCTCATTGAGTTCGGACTCCGTATTGTCCAGTTGCTTCTAATGGAGACCCCGCTCGCCCTTGCTTGGCCTGAGTATGAACCGGGGCACTTCTTCGCAGTCGATCTTGCAAGGATGGGAAGACCTTGACGAGGTCGAATCTGCGGTAGCCAGCATTACCAGGGTCAATCTTACCCCCATTAAGCTGCCTTACTGAACGTGGCAACAATGGGACCAATTTGCGACAGGTGGATCAAGAAGACGGTGCTGTTGTCAATATATAAGAAACTAAGGGGCAGCTGCATAATTTCCCTaaactatttaaaatttatgccGTAATTGTTGTCTAATCACGTCAGAAATAATCCTATTACATTAAAAATCTGTCCGACGAGGCAAATGATGTCAACAGAGAATTCGTTTAGGAATAGAGATGGCTTATTTCAATATACACCCGGTAATTTGTGCACGATTTTAAAATGGACCCTATAGTTTAATTTGCCTCATATTCTCCTTCCAGATTGATCAAACCGTCTGAATTCGCTCGAAACTACTAACactattaaatattaatatttggaTGCAAAAAAGTTCATATGCAATGAACATGACTAGAAAAACCAAACATAAATTTCTCCATGTGCAATACactgaaaaagtaaaaaaaatacacgAGTTCATTGCCTTCCATATGTAAAATGTTCTTCATAAAGTTTCAACTTGTTGGGATTGGGGGAGATAAAAATGGCCCGtgattaaaattataaaaaatttaactttaactttaactcaactcactacataacaaaaatacacattttccaagtaaaaaattttaactttaactcaatacactacacaatattttgtccttttccacaatcaaagttattttaactctgaaaccaaacgtacCGAAAGACTCTTTTACACTGAAGCGGAGAGTTTGACAAGTAAGGCAGGAGGCAATGGCTCTAACACTAGCCGCATGGATGGCATATAGCAGCAAAAAACTGAAACCGAAGAGATCGAAATAGTTTCGATCATCTCTGAAGTAATAATAATGAGATGCGAagagagataaataaatataaaaactaTTGAAACAGACGGAAGTCCTTACGAAACATGTAAATCGCATATGAACCTCTTCCCATTTAAAAGTTAATTGTAGGTTTGGACTTTGGAGCGTATTGAGACGGTTTGACGACCCTTAGGGAGCATTTTGAAATAAACTaaatcataaggtacattttaACTCTAAGGGATTGAGCCTAGTAGTTAAGGAGGAGATTCAGTATTCACCTGATCCCGAATTCGAAATCCCTTAGAGCCACCGGAGCGTCTTTGACTTGATTACTGGCTCCGTGCGTCGCCGGGAGTTCACGAATCCTCGAAAATTAATCGGGCGAAGCCTGGATATCTcggttagaaaaaaaaatcataaggtACTTTTTGAAATCATCCTCAAATTACAAGGCTACACTGAAATTAtagttttatttaaaaaaaaaagaaaaaaaagtggaaGCTGAAATGGCACTGagcagaggagaagaagaatgaggAAGGTTCCATCTGGTTATCTTCATGCAGAAGAAAACACGCACTCTATCCCTCTGTGTTGGCTGTAGAGAGTGATACGAGCAGAAGCTGAGAGCTTGTTGATCAGCAGCTCACCTTCCTAGCGACAAGCGATCAGCCATGGGCGGTGAGGGAGGTGAACGAGCAAGCTCCGACGGTTCCCTTTCCGGTGATCACTCTCTCCTGTACCCATCTCTGCCTCTGCgttttctctttcctttttccttttgatcGATCTTATGGGTAACGGAGATTGATCGTCGTTTGATTTTTTGCGGAATGATCGAGCAGAAGGAGAATGTTTCGTTGATAATGAAATGCCCCAGCTGCCTCCTCGACTTCCGTCCTCTTTGAGGTTCGTAATTCAGTCCGAAAATCGGAATTGTCGCTTTTCAGGGCCTGCTATTTGCTTTCTCAAATTTCCGTAAATTCGCCGTTTCTATGTACAATGAGTTCGATTCTATAAAATTCCGATGAGCTCGGTCCCGATTCTCGTGGGTTCTGAGCCTGTGGTGGATAATTCGCTGATTTTATGTCTAAGGAAGTTGTCATCTTTTAGTTCGGATTGATGATGTTGACAGGAGCGGTGAGGGTGGAGCAGAGATTAAGGATGGTGGCTTGGCGTCTGGGAATTCTGACGAGTCGAATCGGGCTTCTCCTCCCGGTGGTTTGGATTTTGATGTCAACTGGAGGAGGAGCCAGGGTGCTTACAGAGAAATCTTGAAGAGTTATGACGATACACGGGTTTGTAGAGAGAGTTTGGCTCAGGCGAAAAGCAGAATTCTTAGGTACTTGTGTGAATCCCTTTCCTTCAGTTTGATAGCGCATCACCTGTTTGAGAGTTAGTCCCATGGTCTTACGTATCCCGTTTAACGGCTTTCTTTGATGCAGTTATGTTCTTGGGTTGCCGCGTCTATCTGATTCAATTCTCTCTCTGGAACTTGTAGTGTCTTCTGTAAGATTAAGTCAACTTGATGAAGTTTGATTGAATGTGTTGTGATTTGATGGTCTGAAAGCTGATTAACAGCTCTGTTTTTGCTGTATTGTTTCTTTGTTCTCTTCAGGAATGCAAACTAGAGTGATATTGTCTAGGTCATTGATACTGTTCCGTTAAGCATGGTTCTATTTATAGATAACTTACATATGAGAAAGATTCTTCTACTTCACAGCTATTACCCTGGAGCATGGATCGAGGAAGTTGGTGGCACAAAATCATCTGAATATGATGTGCCTCGGACAACTTGTCTCATATTAATCGGTCCAAAAGGGTCTGGAAAGAGCAGCCTCATCAATAGAATATCAAAGGTGTTTGAAGATGACAAGTTTACATCAGAAAGAGCCCAAGTAACATGTACTTGTTCtgtcaaactttttttttttttttcgttttttcctcttttcttgtGTTGGATTATGTTGCAGTGATATCTAGCAAATTTTCATCTTGATGATTTCGTTCAATATTCTCCTCGATATTAGTTAATTCATCTGCGGGAGATGGAACCCTTTTCCTCCGGGAATACATGATTCCTAGAAGGTCAACATCCTTTTGTCTTTATGACACCCGTAGCTGGTCCTTGGATGCCCTAGAGAATGCTGAAATGATAAGACGGTGGATGCTGAAAGGAGTTCATGATGGTGAGCTTGTCATCTGGTGAAGCTCTAGCACCTTTTTCAGCTTTTGCTTTCATAAATGGATTGTCTCTTATCTTCTCAGTAATATAAACTCGTTTTGGTTCTCTCCTTCAGGGGATCAGATGATCCAGATTTAAGGAAGAGAATGAAGTACAAAGCTCGTCAGAAGGGCCACCCATCCTCTGCAATCAGAGCCGTTAATTTTGTTATCTTTGTTGTTGATGGCCTATCAGTTCTCAAATCAATGGAGGGGAAAGATGATGGAGCATGTCCATACATGGATATGGTCGCAACTATGTTCAACCTTCCATACCAGTCATTTAAGGGTACTGCTAGATGCTTGATGTTGCTTCAAATGCTCATGATATTAAGCAATTTTACTGGATAGAATCAAATTCAGGGTTTTGCTCGACTTTTGATGTTTGAGAAAGAATGCATGcctttacttattttttgcCTTCGTTGCAGATGATAGGCCTGTGGTGGTGGTAACACATGGTGACTTACTTTCAGTCACGGATCGTGCTCGTATCCGTGTCCACCTGGGAGAACGTCTAGGCATTCCTCCTGCTAAACAAATATTTGATATACCAGGTAATTCAATCCGTCTTTTGAGACTTAAATCTATTCATTGTAATATGAGAACTTAACATGAGCCACCTTCTGTGTTGTTCTTGCAGAAAGCTCTGATCCACTAACAGAGTTCACAATAATCGACATGATACATTATTCCCTCGAGCATGCAGATAGAAATCTTCCTCACAAGAAGATATTTTTTCCAAAGAAGGTACGACCCTCATCAAAACATTCTTTCTATGCTCACCTGATCTTGTAATGTCGTATTGTAGTTAAATCTTCTGTGCCGTCTCTTTAAGCTCCTTGACTCTCTTTCACATTGGAAATAAACACACTGATCATGAATAACAATTACCCAGGTATGCAGAGCATCTACTATTTTGAGGATTTTGTACTTCTCCATCGTAGTTGGGTTCGCCATCATCTCAGCCTTTAGGCATCGAGCACACCACCATCGGCCCCGATCAAATCTTAATATCGATTGGCCTTCGATGCGACATATGTGGCTGGCATAATATAAATCTCATCAATTCCCATCTCGTTCGATCTCCCACCAGAAGTTCCTGTGaatctaaaaaaataagggtACTTTTTGTACAGCTAGAGACTGCCGTCGTACTGGGTTCATGTATAGCTCGTGCTCATGTGCACATAACACAAAACTCATCTCTGTCTGCGGTAGCTTATATGGTTGAGTCGAATGAATCTTAGTGCCTGTTTCGTGTTATGTACCGGTTGTTCGACTTGTATGAGAATCAACTGATGTTTACAAAGGTTTTCATCTGTCTTTGCTTATACAACTGCAAGTAGGAGTAGGGGCATGCGTAGTGACCTGTTCCTCACCGTAATACACTCGATCAAAACCCGAACATCTGTTCCCAATCAGAACATACCTATTCCAAAAGGTTTAAGCGACATATCAGCTTCCAATTCTTCtgggaaaataaatgaatttttgatATCGCTACATTCTAGTTGGACCAAAAATGAATCGCTACAGATAACCATGATGAACTGATCGAATACTACAAACAACCACCAAAATCCTGCCcccacaaaaataaaaaaataaaaaaataaaaaacagaaaattttCCGTAAACTCGACTTTCTTCACCATCCGGCTTCCGCTTCTTGTACCTCTCACTCACCATGATTTCCAAATACACAATCCGCATTATCTTCTGTCAGCGGAAAGGAAGAATAGCTGAGATCGTCTTGTACCTCTCACTCACCATGATTTCCAAATACACAATTGAGCGAAGCAAAGGGTGATCCCGATATAAAACACAAACAAATATATGACTTGTAAGGTATAAATTGATTCTTATGATCCCCCTATGGCCTTTGTTATTCCAGCCAAAAATTTTGCCCTAGCAGCCGAATCGGTCGAGAATCGACCCAAAACAGCGATTGTAGCAGTGTTGCTCCCAAACTTCTCGATTCCTCTCGAGATCATACACGTGTGATAAGCCTCCACAACAACCATAACGTCCCCACCTAGGAGCGAAGAGACGGTCTCTGCAATCTGCCTTGTGAGCCTCTCCTGCACCTGAAGCTTGAAGCCAAAGAAATGCACTATCGCCTGTAAGAGAGACTTGGGTAAAGGACTAAACCCTTCAGAGCAGAAATATCCTATGTGGACGACCCCATGGAAGGGAAGCAAATGGTGTTCGCACTGAGACCAGAAAGAAAGGTTCAGCTCCGAATGCATCCGACCTCCATTGCCATGTACTACTCCGTTCGGTTTGTGAGTATCTATCTTGCATAATCCTAACCCATTCAGCTTCATATCAAGCTTAGTGTCTTTGAAGTTCATGAGCCACTTCACAAACCGCGCTGGAGTTCCCACTAGCTCTTTTCTTAATGGGTCCTCACCCAAAGACTCGATAATTGAAGTCACAGCAGAGACCATTAGATGGTTTGCAGGCGCAACAGCTGAACAAGCTATAGAGCTTGGAGAATCAGAAATACGAGAAGGGCACCAGCACTCACTTGTCTGAGTTTTCTTAATATTTACACCCCTGAATTTTAGGAGGCTGAGGAAATCGCTGCAGGCATCGGAATTCTCATCCTTGAAGACGCCCGAGCCCGAACTGACTGTAACATCGGACCAAACTTCCTGGTTTGAGTTTAGTAATACTGATTCAAGAGTTGGGAAACGAAGGTGTGAGCATTGGAGAATGACCGCAACTCCAGAAGGCTTGATCCCACTTTGAAGTGCCAAGCAGATCTCGTCAGCTAATCGCTGGGGCTCTTGGAGCCTCTTGGCAAACACATCAGACACTCGAGAGAGCTTGCTCAGGCCCAACACTCTCTGACCAGATGGTACATACCCAACATGGCACTTGACCTGGAACGGCAGCAGGCAGGATTCACAGTAGGAGAACAGGTCGAGGTCACGAACCAGCACAAGCCCTCCTGCTCCTCCCGCGTTTCCGATGGACTTATCAAGACCTGCTTCAGGAAATAGTGCTCCTTGGACTATGTCCTTCACTTTCTGTCGATAACCTATGAGCAACAGAAGAACAGCGTGTGACTTAAGTTTCGACATTTCATAACAATAGAAAGAATGGTGTTTCATTCACGATCAATCAACCTCACCTACCAATATGCGAAGATTTAATAAGTATCGTACAGTAAGAGGAACAGGACCACCTTATTCATTATCAAGATAGTGAATACGGATACGATCTGTACCCACCAGGTATACTCTACGTGATCCCATACGAAGCTGTGATCCTATACTAAGCAATGACCTCTTACATGCATTCATCATGATTTACAAGCAATTATGGACGCGCAAACCGAACAAATCCATCAGAACCCCATGAGAGTGTTTTCTTAAGAAAAGTAAAACTGCAACAACTTGCCGGGACACCTACAATTGGCTAATATAAGTCAAACCATAAGAGGTACATTCAAGGTCCCCACCCGTCTTCTCTGTATCAATCTCGTATGCTCATAACAGAAAGCAAGAGTTTCACACAACTTAAACCACCATTATTTTCTAGCAATAACATCACGAGAGGGACATCGAATTCGACCATAAAACCACATCACCTTAACATACATTCCTGTCTCCTCTCCAGTTTGCTTAAACCAACTAACTCACTGACTCCGACAAAAGCAATCACCTTTACATAAGAAATCCAACAACCCTTAACCTTGTCTTAACTAATAAGACAAGCAACATATCCAACGATCCGCTATTccaatataaattaaaaagggCATTACTAAAAACAAGAATTTTGTGTATGATAACATGAAAATGGcaaaaccagaggaacaaattGAGATTGAATCATGTGGAATTGCTCCAAGTGGTACCTCTGGTTCCTTCGCGGAAGGCTTTGGCGACGCGAAGAGGAGTCTTCCTGATTCCCTCCCGGTTGACATCTTCACCCAAGCCCTGCAGCAGGACTCTGACCGCATCCTCGATGGCGAAGGTCTCGGGGTCTTCGAGCTTCACACCGTTCTCGAGCTCCTCGCAGAAATGCCCCTCATCCAGAGCGCCCATCTGGGAGGAGGACGCGGAGACGATGACCACTGGGGAACCCAGATCCCTAATCGCCCCCTACTACCCGAACCAAAACAGGCAGAGATCTGAGAGTCCAGTAAGGAAGTAGATCGCCGGAGACCCAGAATCAAGAAATGAATGAACTTGGGGATTGCCCGGATTTGGAATTAGGCAAATGAAGCAAATTGAGAGCTACCCACATAGGGAGAGGCAGAAGAAAGAAGATGGAATGGAGAGAGATGTGAAGAGGAGATGAGGCGGGGGGGTCTGTGTGGATTTGAATGCTCTGTTTTTCGTTTTCCCTGAGATCCTCTGTTTTGTGTGACGGGTAAATCTGGGCCCCAACGCAGCCGCTGAGAGACGAGGAacggagaggagaggagaggggcTCCTCTGGAAATGTACGGCTGAGGAGATGAAGGGAAAAGGCTTGGAGCTTTCTATATAATCATGGGTCGGTACTCTCCCCCCAATCCCAATCTCCCCTATCTCCCCCCGCCTGTCTCTGTGTGAGGGCTGCATGTCTGCGATATGGTTTGATTATAAAGGGGAGGGAGGAGGTAGGGGGGTAGGTATAGTCATTGTTGACCACTTGAAGCAAAGTACATGGGGAAGAAAGTTTAGGATTTACTGGATCGaactataaattataataattaataaaaaatatgagtgatTTTATCATGAGAATCGATATATAACATCTTGTTTGAAAGGCGAGAGCGTACGTCATTGTGGTacattatctttttctctGTCAATCCAAACTTGTTATGTTCTATAGGATTGGAAATTCCGATGCCGAAGGAATATACAATAACAATATCCAGTGAAGCTTATATGAAGTTATGAGAATCATGAACCTTATTTCAGAATAGAATTATTACCCATTTCTGTTTTTAATGATACGGCAGTTAACTCCATGCACGTGTAGATAAACTCCGCAGACATAACAGttattaatgtttttttttggtgaagtAAGGGGCCAAAGGCCCtagataaaattaataaacttAAAGATCAAAAAAAGCAAGTCATGAAGATCCCAGAACTATCGATATAGATCAACAAGTCGAGCTCAAAAAGACAATTGGGTAGATTATGAACTCCAAtgcgaaaagaaaaatcataattcGACAAACCAATATGCACACGAGGTCGTTTCCTGATATGTATATTGGACTGCAACCATCCAATTCCGAAAAAGAAGCCGATGAATATCTCAGAGGATCGTTTCATTCTAGCCACTTGCACAAACTCCCAAAGTTAGGAAAGTGAATCACTTCACATCAGAAAAGTGAACCACACCACTTCAGGATCCACTTCAAGAATAACCCTGCAATGACCTGTGTTCCATCCCAACTCCAACCTCGCATGGACCACCCATAACTCAGCAGTCTCAGCTGTCAGCGAGGAAGAATACCCAACATTATGAACAAAGCCTCCCAATGGATTTCTGTAAAAGGCAAAACCTCCCAGCCTCTAATTGGCAATAAAAAGGTTTTGACCGGTCACCGGAAGGGTTTAAGGAATTTTCGCTAAGACCCTGGAGGTTTGGAAAGGGTTCGGTATTTTGCTCTAAAACCCATCGCAGACCCTCTAAGgcgaaaattaattaagtacctCCATTCGTTTTTTAATTTCGCAAATTAACCTTCATTTAGGAGCTAAATTATAACCTTtgctataatataaaatttttgtagttattaatttattttattagttcATTCTTTGAATGTCTTTATCTCCTTTCGCATAGGTGTTGATTGTAGTGGGATATATGGTGTCTTCGATGCCCCGGAAGAAGATGTCAATGGAGATGTAGAGTTTGTGGAGGAGGATTAAGGAGTTTTGTGTGTTTAATTATGTGATTGTTTTAACTTATTATGAATTATGTTGTAGAATCTTGATGAGATGAAATTCTTTCGAGAGATGTTAATTTGATCAATGTTTTTATTCATGAAACTGGCgtgattaaatatttattttgtggTCATTATTAgttagatttttttataatggCAAAGGGTGCATTAATGAATAAAAGGGAACCcattaaattaaatggaaaGGACTTgagaattttctttaaattccaTAATGGACTCGGGAAGGGTTTAGATTTGAGAGATAATTTAACCACACTAACCAACCCCATTCGTCCCTAAGTAAGCCCACCAGCACCAACCAAACCCCAGCTTAACCATCAACGAACCATCCGCATTCAACTTGATCCGGCCACTGTTTGGAGGCACCAAATGAATCCCTTTCCGTTCTTGATTCCTCGTCTATTCTTGCGACTTCCCCATACTACGCCAGAAACGATCAGAAACCCAAAGAACCATCGTAGCTCCATCGGCAGGCCTCAAGAACTGCAGATTGAACGGCGTTTAgtgttatttttaattttaagataataattaatatctaaGAAGAACGCCTATCGCTTAAATGGGCTGATGAGAAGACCTGGGCTTCCACTTTTTCCACCAGCCACCACCCCTAGCGTAAGGTCCGCGAAGGCCAACGAAGAGAGAAAGATGGGAGCAAATTGGCGTCGAACCTTCGCAGCTAACAACTGCTCCCAACGTAAGATCGTTGGTGGCCTCTAATGTCGACCTTGCCTCTCGTGATCCCATTAGACTCAGCCTCCCTTATCTCTCTTTTacgaaaaagagaaaacagAGAGATGGGGCAGAGCGGCGGTAGGTATTGCTTTGAAGAAGGCCTCTA
Above is a window of Punica granatum isolate Tunisia-2019 chromosome 7, ASM765513v2, whole genome shotgun sequence DNA encoding:
- the LOC116213419 gene encoding uncharacterized protein LOC116213419 isoform X1, whose amino-acid sequence is MGGEGGERASSDGSLSEGECFVDNEMPQLPPRLPSSLRSGEGGAEIKDGGLASGNSDESNRASPPGGLDFDVNWRRSQGAYREILKSYDDTRVCRESLAQAKSRILSYYPGAWIEEVGGTKSSEYDVPRTTCLILIGPKGSGKSSLINRISKVFEDDKFTSERAQVTFNSSAGDGTLFLREYMIPRRSTSFCLYDTRSWSLDALENAEMIRRWMLKGVHDGELVIWGSDDPDLRKRMKYKARQKGHPSSAIRAVNFVIFVVDGLSVLKSMEGKDDGACPYMDMVATMFNLPYQSFKDDRPVVVVTHGDLLSVTDRARIRVHLGERLGIPPAKQIFDIPESSDPLTEFTIIDMIHYSLEHADRNLPHKKIFFPKKVCRASTILRILYFSIVVGFAIISAFRHRAHHHRPRSNLNIDWPSMRHMWLA
- the LOC116213419 gene encoding uncharacterized protein LOC116213419 isoform X2 — encoded protein: MPQLPPRLPSSLRSGEGGAEIKDGGLASGNSDESNRASPPGGLDFDVNWRRSQGAYREILKSYDDTRVCRESLAQAKSRILSYYPGAWIEEVGGTKSSEYDVPRTTCLILIGPKGSGKSSLINRISKVFEDDKFTSERAQVTFNSSAGDGTLFLREYMIPRRSTSFCLYDTRSWSLDALENAEMIRRWMLKGVHDGELVIWGSDDPDLRKRMKYKARQKGHPSSAIRAVNFVIFVVDGLSVLKSMEGKDDGACPYMDMVATMFNLPYQSFKDDRPVVVVTHGDLLSVTDRARIRVHLGERLGIPPAKQIFDIPESSDPLTEFTIIDMIHYSLEHADRNLPHKKIFFPKKVCRASTILRILYFSIVVGFAIISAFRHRAHHHRPRSNLNIDWPSMRHMWLA
- the LOC116213418 gene encoding GTP cyclohydrolase 1 — encoded protein: MGALDEGHFCEELENGVKLEDPETFAIEDAVRVLLQGLGEDVNREGIRKTPLRVAKAFREGTRGYRQKVKDIVQGALFPEAGLDKSIGNAGGAGGLVLVRDLDLFSYCESCLLPFQVKCHVGYVPSGQRVLGLSKLSRVSDVFAKRLQEPQRLADEICLALQSGIKPSGVAVILQCSHLRFPTLESVLLNSNQEVWSDVTVSSGSGVFKDENSDACSDFLSLLKFRGVNIKKTQTSECWCPSRISDSPSSIACSAVAPANHLMVSAVTSIIESLGEDPLRKELVGTPARFVKWLMNFKDTKLDMKLNGLGLCKIDTHKPNGVVHGNGGRMHSELNLSFWSQCEHHLLPFHGVVHIGYFCSEGFSPLPKSLLQAIVHFFGFKLQVQERLTRQIAETVSSLLGGDVMVVVEAYHTCMISRGIEKFGSNTATIAVLGRFSTDSAARAKFLAGITKAIGGS